One window of the Rhipicephalus microplus isolate Deutch F79 chromosome 2, USDA_Rmic, whole genome shotgun sequence genome contains the following:
- the LOC142774970 gene encoding ubiquitin-conjugating enzyme E2-17 kDa-like, which translates to MSKIVGKPALAKIQRELREISKDPPTNCSAGPVDPKDLFLWQATIVGPDDSPFEKGVFKLKIRFPEDYPFKPPEVKFNTRIYHPNINNNGYICLDILKSHWCPSLTIATVLMSIMVLMCEPNPDDPLVPEVANVYKTDKEAYNAIAKEWTRRYAME; encoded by the exons ATGTCCAAGATAGTGGGCAAACCGGCCCTGGCCAAGATTCAACGGGAGCTGCGCGAGATAAGCAAGGACCCGCCCACAAACTGCTCGGCGGGACCCGTGGACCCGAAGGACTTGTTTCTCTGGCAGGCCACCATCGTAGGGCCCGACGACTCGCCGTTCGAGAAAG GAGTGTTCAAGCTCAAAATTCGCTTTCCCGAGGACTACCCTTTCAAGCCGCCCGAGGTGAAATTCAACACGCGAATCTACCACCCAAACATCAACAACAACGGCTACATATGCCTGGACATTCTCAAGTCGCACTGGTGCCCATCGTTGACCATAGCCACGGTGCTGATGTCCATCATGGTGCTCATGTGCGAGCCAAATCCGGACGATCCGCTCGTGCCCGAGGTGGCCAACGTGTACAAAACGGACAAAGAGGCCTACAACGCCATCGCTAAGGAATGGACTAGGCGTTATGCCATGGAGTGA